ACTGATAAACAAAGCCAATCAAGCTTATCTATATTGTTAGCCGTTGAATTGCTCTACAAGCGCGCAAAGCCAAAGTATTGTACAGTTGTGAATCAGCTCCGAGGATTGATAGCTGCAAAAAAGTTCAGAATGAAATTCctaacttgttttatttttgccttgTTCTGTGTTCAGGTGAATTCGCAAGCTgacatttatttaaatattcaacaaaataaagTTTGCTGTTTAGTTTTCAGTTGCTGAGGATCCTGAGGTGAAACCAAAATTTTTAACGTGCGATTTCGACGTAAATCTCAGTCTCGATAAAAACCCAGACAATGCCAAATATTTACCGGAAGAATGCCAAAATTTGAACGACATAGACAAAGCCCTTCTGATGGAGGAAGCTCTGAactttgaaaagttcaattcaAAGTTGCAAAACTACGAGAAAGGCTTGGGCCTCGATACCGAAGACGAAATTTACAAAGACTGGGATTTCCGGGATGAGCTGTATGCGGACGCTTCGCTGCACTTGTGTGGGAACAGTTCTGTGAAGCTGGAGGAATACGTCGGCTGTCTAATGGAAAAGCGCGATCAAATGGTGGAGAAAATAAATGAACGAATCGCTGCGAAGAGGGTGGAGCGATAAAAAGAGTAAATAATAAACGGCGTTATTTGTCTGTGTTAAGGCTTTCTTTCACAAAGTAGACCTGAATTACTTGAGAGTGTAAACTGTTGTTATTAACAAGATAATGTGAAAAGCACTTACATCATCGATTAAACGTCCTCGTTGAGTTCATCCACAAACTCTGCCACGAGGTCATCTACGCGTGCAAGGATATCGTCATCGCCTTCCGCAATTTTGGCGCGTTTTCCTTCAACATCCTCACTTTGTTGCGATTTCTCCTCTGCTTCCGGTTTGCGTTTCTGTGCACTGGTTGGAGTTTTGACGTCTCCAATCGATTGCGTCGGTTTCTTGGGCGTTCCCAACTTTTCAACGGATGGTTCTTCGGCTGCTGGCTTCGGTTCTTCTGTCGGCTTCTTAGGAGTTCCTTGCAGCTTGCTTTCATTAGTCTGCTCCGTTTCAACCACCTCAATCTCATTATCTTCCTCGGAGTCCAGGACGATCGCAGCCGACTCAACCGTCTTTTCAGCGGTTGACTTCTGCAGTTCGCCCCGGTTGAAGTCAGCCTCGGTTTCGTCGTCACCCAGATCGTAGACCACCGTCGAGGGTTGATCTTCTTCGATCGTAATCTCTTCTACCCGAGCTATCGGTTCGTCCTCTTTCGGTGAATCGTCCGATTCGCTTTGCATTTCCGAACTTTCCTGCGTTTTTACCTTTTCGAACGTGATCGGCATCGAGCGTTTCTCCTTTTCCTGGAAGAACACCGCATTCAGCGGGTGCTTCTTCTTTGCCGCCAGCATGTCCTTGACGGCATTCTCTTCCAGCGGGAAGTAGAACACCTCCTTGCGTGGATGAAGAAGCGTTTCCGCACCCCGTGCCAGTTCGGCGGCCTTCGAGCGGACATCCACGTTTGGATCTTGGCTTTCCGCGGCGCTGAACATGGTCACGCCGTACTGTAACGGTGGCGGACACAGGTGGTGCGGATTGATGATTAGCGAGTTCAAAGCAACGAGCAAGGCCTGGCGACAGTTGGGCTCAAAGTATAGATTCTGTTTGGCTCCGGTGTTCAGCTGTGAAAATACCGACACGCACAGCGAGACGATCTTTTCCTGCAACAGCTTTTGCATCACGGGTTTGATGAAGCAACCGGCCGCATCCAGAACCTTGGCCAGACAGCGCAGCGCTGCGAGACAGAGCACCTCGTTGCAGTAATCGGACTGCAGATGTTTCGAGATCTCCAGCGATCCGGAGGTGTGATTTTTAGCGAGAGCCGTTGCAGCGTTCTGCTCCTTTTGGAGCTTCTTCTTTGCCTTGGCGGATAGTTTTTGGCTGATGAAAAAGGGATTTATGttcattaaattaaaacaaattactgTGTCTATTGAGCTAGCTGTTGagaaataaaatataacataatACTCACC
This is a stretch of genomic DNA from Culex pipiens pallens isolate TS chromosome 1, TS_CPP_V2, whole genome shotgun sequence. It encodes these proteins:
- the LOC120423817 gene encoding uncharacterized protein LOC120423817: MKFLTCFIFALFCVQFSVAEDPEVKPKFLTCDFDVNLSLDKNPDNAKYLPEECQNLNDIDKALLMEEALNFEKFNSKLQNYEKGLGLDTEDEIYKDWDFRDELYADASLHLCGNSSVKLEEYVGCLMEKRDQMVEKINERIAAKRVER